The following coding sequences are from one Bufo bufo chromosome 2, aBufBuf1.1, whole genome shotgun sequence window:
- the YDJC gene encoding carbohydrate deacetylase isoform X2, giving the protein MSVNTRVKLVVTGDDFGYCPRRDVGIVECFNTGAITNVSLLVNGSSAACAADLARRSNIPIGLHANLSEGIPVCRELRQNSTLVNSRGVFLGKMGIRKALAQGLLIMSEVRQELNAQVKLFRELTGENPQHMDGHQHVHVLPKIRDEFAQVLKEHGIRYTRIPVEVGLHRCNWIKEELMEFYRSVEEDALNSVEIFRSQGIRWPDVYIGLSTMGENMTVKNIQRALDYSTESFHSCRTQQSSLYSPTSGSSTSIELMTHPGYPSILSEGGCGEGPDDFSQSWERLHEMKILKDPLLHSSYSERGIQLCAFRDL; this is encoded by the exons ATGTCTGTGAACACCAGGGTCAAGCTGGTGGTGACAGGAGATGACTTTGGTTACTGCCCTCGCAGGGATGTTGGCATTGTGGAATGTTTCAACACCGGCGCCATTACGAACGTCTCTCTTCTGGTGAATGGCAGCTCTGCAGCGTGTGCGGCAGACCTAGCACGCAG gtctAATATTCCTATAGGTTTGCATGCTAATCTCTCAGAGGGCATACCAGTATGTCGAGAGCTTCGTCAGAACTCCACTCTTGTCAATTCTCGAGGAGTCTTTCTTGGAAAGATGGGCATACGAAAAGCACTGGCACAAGGGCTCCTTATCATGTCAGAG GTTCGTCAAGAATTGAATGCCCAGGTCAAGCTGTTTCGTGAGTTGACCGGAGAGAACCCCCAGCATATGGATGGACATCAGCATGTTCATGTTTTACCAA aaATCCGAGACGAATTTGCGCAGGTGCTGAAGGAACATGGTATTCGTTACACGCGTATTCCAGTGGAGGTAGGACTGCACAGATGTAACTGGATCAAGGAGGAACTAATGGAATTTTATCGAAGCGTGGAGGAGGATGCGTTAAATAGTGTGGAAATCTTCAGAAGCCAAGGGATTCG GTGGCCTGATGTATACATTGGTCTGAGTACCATGGGGGAGAACATGACCGTAAAGAATATTCAGCGAGCCCTCGATTACAGCACTGAGTCTTTTCACAGCTGCCGAACACAACAGAGCTCCCTGTACAGTCCGACGTCTGGCTCCAGTACCAGTATTGAACTAATGACCCACCCTGGCTACCCCAGTATATTATCTGAAGGGGGCTGTGGGGAGGGCCCTGATGACTTTTCCCAGTCTTGGGAAAGATTACATGAAATGAAAATTCTTAAAGACCCATTATTGCATAGTTCCTACAGTGAAAGAGGTATACAACTGTGTGCCTTTAGAGACTTATGA
- the YDJC gene encoding carbohydrate deacetylase isoform X1: protein MSPHTNPVTGPCQTVNAELTPGCRQMSVNTRVKLVVTGDDFGYCPRRDVGIVECFNTGAITNVSLLVNGSSAACAADLARRSNIPIGLHANLSEGIPVCRELRQNSTLVNSRGVFLGKMGIRKALAQGLLIMSEVRQELNAQVKLFRELTGENPQHMDGHQHVHVLPKIRDEFAQVLKEHGIRYTRIPVEVGLHRCNWIKEELMEFYRSVEEDALNSVEIFRSQGIRWPDVYIGLSTMGENMTVKNIQRALDYSTESFHSCRTQQSSLYSPTSGSSTSIELMTHPGYPSILSEGGCGEGPDDFSQSWERLHEMKILKDPLLHSSYSERGIQLCAFRDL from the exons TCACCCCGGGCTGCAGACAGATGTCTGTGAACACCAGGGTCAAGCTGGTGGTGACAGGAGATGACTTTGGTTACTGCCCTCGCAGGGATGTTGGCATTGTGGAATGTTTCAACACCGGCGCCATTACGAACGTCTCTCTTCTGGTGAATGGCAGCTCTGCAGCGTGTGCGGCAGACCTAGCACGCAG gtctAATATTCCTATAGGTTTGCATGCTAATCTCTCAGAGGGCATACCAGTATGTCGAGAGCTTCGTCAGAACTCCACTCTTGTCAATTCTCGAGGAGTCTTTCTTGGAAAGATGGGCATACGAAAAGCACTGGCACAAGGGCTCCTTATCATGTCAGAG GTTCGTCAAGAATTGAATGCCCAGGTCAAGCTGTTTCGTGAGTTGACCGGAGAGAACCCCCAGCATATGGATGGACATCAGCATGTTCATGTTTTACCAA aaATCCGAGACGAATTTGCGCAGGTGCTGAAGGAACATGGTATTCGTTACACGCGTATTCCAGTGGAGGTAGGACTGCACAGATGTAACTGGATCAAGGAGGAACTAATGGAATTTTATCGAAGCGTGGAGGAGGATGCGTTAAATAGTGTGGAAATCTTCAGAAGCCAAGGGATTCG GTGGCCTGATGTATACATTGGTCTGAGTACCATGGGGGAGAACATGACCGTAAAGAATATTCAGCGAGCCCTCGATTACAGCACTGAGTCTTTTCACAGCTGCCGAACACAACAGAGCTCCCTGTACAGTCCGACGTCTGGCTCCAGTACCAGTATTGAACTAATGACCCACCCTGGCTACCCCAGTATATTATCTGAAGGGGGCTGTGGGGAGGGCCCTGATGACTTTTCCCAGTCTTGGGAAAGATTACATGAAATGAAAATTCTTAAAGACCCATTATTGCATAGTTCCTACAGTGAAAGAGGTATACAACTGTGTGCCTTTAGAGACTTATGA